The Desulfovibrio legallii genome includes the window CCGCCGCGCACTGGCGGCATATTCGGACAAATAACCCGCTCGAAAGGCTGAATCGTGAAATTCGGCGGCGAACGCGGGTGGTGGGGAGCTTTCCCGATGGGCACGCGGCCTTAATGCTGGTAGCGGCCCGGCTGCGCTATATGGCGGGCCAGAAATGGGGCACACAGCGGTATCTGTGCATGTCCAGGGAGGAAGCAGAATAGCGTCGGCGCTGTCACGGCCCTTGCAGCCGCGGCATCTTTGAATGTACCGCTCGCAAGGCCCGCGCCAGCGCCTTAAGGCAGACCCAAAAATCCTGACCACGCGGGCCGCTACGAAATGTGCGAAAAATTCTGGACACTACCCTGCCGTTTTGCTAGCTGTTTTCATTTAGATAACTAACTGTTCGGGATTACTCACCATTGAAAAGTGATTATTTGCATAGCAAAAACCCCCGATCATTTTCCAATGATCGGGGGTTTTCGAAATCTGGTGGAGCTGGACAGAATTGAACTGACGGCCTCTTGAATGCCATTCAAGCGCTCTCCCAACTGAGCTACAGCCCCACGGCGAGAGAAACAATGCCCAAAAGGCGTCGTTCTGTCAACAAATTTTTGCAAAAAAATGTAATTCCCCTTTGAGGGCGGCAGGTTGGGAAATTGCCGCGAGCGGCGCAGGGCCGCAGCCCCAGGTGCGGGCAGGCCGTCTGCTGGTACTGTTCAGAATTTTTGGTAGTGTCCAGAATTTTTAGCATATTCAGTAGCAGCCGGTCAGTGTCGGTTTGGCGTTGCTCTGAGGGGGCGGCGCAGGGCTCCAAACTCGTATGGCGCAGGCAGGCGTCGGCTGCGCGCGCCGCGCAGGGCGCTTTACGGCCCTGCGCGGCGCGGCCCCCGCCGTTCCGTCCGCAAAAAAGGGGAGCCGGCAGATTTCCGGCTCCCCTTGCAAGGTGCCCCGGCTTGCGCCGGGGTGTAGGCGCAATGGTGGCGCAACTGCCGTTTGGGGGCGCTGTGGCAGGCCGCCTGTCTTCCCGCGCGATGGACGCCGCCCAGGGGGGCGTCCTGCTTGCCTTGGGGGCAGGCGTTCAAGGGAACAAGCCCTACGGCTTGCAACGTTGCAAGTCCCTGGCGGCTGCGTAGCAGAGGCCCGCCGTGCAGGCGTAAGCGCAATGTATTTGCGCTGTTGAGCGCCGGACCGAGCGTGTTGCAACCTTTGAGAATGCTATGCTCAAAGGCCATCTGCTTCTAGAAGGGCAGCCCCCTTACGCCTCGGTGAGAAGGGGGCTGCCGGTCCGCATGTACGCCTACATGCTTTCTCCTGTCCTGATGCGGTAGCTTTCCGCCATATCCAGGACAAACACCACGCCGTCGCCTTCCTTGCCCGTGCGCGCCCCGGTCATGATGGCCTCCAGGGCCGCCTTGGCCTTCTCTTCCGGCACGGCCAGCTCGATGCGGACCTTTTTCAGCAGGTTCACCTCGGTGGAGATACCGCGGTAGAGCTCCACATAGCCTTTCTGCCGGCCGGCTCCCAGGATGTTGGTGATGGACATGGCGTAGATTTCGTGTTGGTACAATTCCTGTTTTACAGCCTGGAGGCTTTCAGGACGGGTATAGACGATAATGAGCTTCATGGCGTTGTTCCTCCGCGTGCGCTGCGCTTATTCGTTGGAGAAGATCTGGAAGCCGCTGTAGGCGTCGGCTTTGTGTTCGGTGATGTCCAGACCCTTGAGTTCTTCCTCCTGGCTGACGCGCATGCCGAAGAGGGCGGAGACGATTTTGAACATGATGAAGCCCATGCCGAAGGCCCAGGCAAAATAAACGACCACGCCCAGCATCTGGATGAACAGAAGTTTGATGCTGCCGCCGTAGAGCAGGCCGGTGGCCGTGCCGTAGCCGGGGGCCGCAAAGAGGCCCACCATCAGCGTGCCGAAAGCGCCGCACACGCCGTGCACGGAAACCGCGCCCACGGGGTCGTCCACCTTGAGCACCTGATCGATGAAGAGCACGGAGTAGACTACCAGAATGCCCGCCAGGAAGCCGATGATGATGGAGCCCACGGGCGAGACTTCAAAGCAGCCCGCCGTGATGCCCACCAGGCCCGCCAGGCAGCCGTTGAGGGTCATGGAAGGATCGGGCTTGCCCGTCTTGAACCAGATGGTGAACATGGCGCCCAGGGTGCCCGCGCAGGCGGCCAGGCAGGTATTGACGGCGATGTAGCCGATGGTGCCGTCCGCCACGGTGGTGGAGCCGCAGTTGAAGCCGAACCAGGCAAACCAGAGGATGAACACGCCCAGGGCCGCCATGGGCAGATTGTGGCCGGGGATGGCGCGGGCCTTGCCGTTTTTGTCATACTTGCCCAGGCGCGGGCCCACCACGATGGCGCCGGCAAAGGCGATCCAGCCGCCCACGGAGTGCACCACAGAGGAACCGGCAAAGTCGATAAAGCCCATGTTGCCCAGCCAGCCGCCGCTGCCGCCCAGCAGCGAATTCCACGACCAGTGCCCGCTGATGGGGTAGATGAAGGCAGAGACCAGGGCGCTGCCGATGAGGTAGGAGCTGAACTTGGTGCGCTCCGCAATGGAGCCGGAAACGATGGTGGCCGAGGTGGCGCAGAACATGGCCTGGAAGAACCAGAAGGTCAGGTTCCACATGCCGTCGGCGGTGCTGGCGTCCGCGCCGCCCAGGAAGAAGAGCGAGCTGCCGATAAAGCCGCCGTGGGAGCTGCCAAACATGAGGCCGAAGCCGATGGCGAAGAACAGGATGCCGCCCATGGCAAAGTCCAGCACGTTCTTCATAATGATGTTGGCCGCGTTTTTGGCCCGGGTAAGGCCGCATTCCACCAGCGCGAAGCCCGCCTGCATAAACATGACCAGGATGCCGCCCAGCAGCGTCCATAAGGTGTTGCCCGCAGCCTGGGGCATGAGCGCGGGGGCTTCCTCAGCCGCGTGAGCCAGTTCCGGCAGCAGCAGGCACAGGCAGAGCGGAACGCCGATCCCCAGTTTCCGCCCGATGGTGCATAAACCCTTCATGACAGTCCTCCCGAATAGGTGTGATGGATGAGCCTCTGCCCATCCTTAAGCATAAAGGCTGCCAAAAAGGATTTTTTAAAAATATAATAATTTTATTTAGTTATATGTTTGTCTCCGGGCCCCATGAGACAATATTGTTTTTTGCGCGCAAAAAGTAGGATTTTTTTGTCCCGCTGCCGCGGCTTTGACTGGCCGCGCGCGAGCGCAAAAAAGCCCATTGCCGGGCAGAGATGCGGCGCGGGGCCGCCTTCTGACCGACAATGGGCTCTTTGCGCCCCGGGCTGTTCGCCTTTGTTGCCGCGCCTGGTTTGCGCGGGCCGCAAGGTCCACGGCCTCTGCGCATGACCTTGCCCAAAGGCGGGGCCATGCGCCGCCGGGCGGAGAGGCTGCGTGCCCGGTTTGCGCGGTCTGGGCAGAAAGCCTCCGGCTTCAGCGCGGGGGGCTGGGCGCAGCGCCTTGCCGCGCCGCATCCGGCCCAGGGCGGGGGCCGCGGCCGGTGGGACGTTTACGCCGGAAGCGCCTTAGCCCTGGCACTTCTTTTTGAGCGTCTCGCCCACGGTTTTGCCCAGCTGATGGCAGGCGGCCAGGGCCTCGTGGTCGGGCCGCCACATGCATTTGACGGGTTCGCAGGGCATTTCCATGTGCATGGCGGCCAGCTGTTCCTGCAGGAATTTGGGGCCCTCGCCGGACCAGCCGAAGGAGCCGAACGCGCCGCCCACGCGGTTCTGGGGCCGCAGGCCCTTCATGTAGGTGAGCTGCGCGGCCACCAGGGGCAGCACGGTGTTGTTGTGGGTGGGGGAGCCCGCCAGCACCGCGCCGCAGTCGGCGAGCTCCGTCATGACGGCGCTGTGGTGGTTATGCTTTACGGACATAAGGCGCACGGGCACGCCCGCCTCTTCCAGGCCGCTGCCCACGGCGTAGGCCATGGTCTCCGTGGATTGCCACATGGTGTCGTAAAAAATGAGGGCGCGCTGCTGGGGCTTCTGCTCGGCCATGGTGCGGTACATGTCGATAATGGCGCGCACGGCTTCGGGCCCGCGGTGGATGAGGCCGTGGTCCGGGGCGATCATGTCCACGTCCAGGCTTTCCACAATGGGCAGGGCCTTGAGGGTCATGGGGGAATAGGGCAGCACGATGTTGTAGTAGTATTCCTTCACCCGCCGCCAGAATTCGCCCATGTCGCCGAATTCGTCCACAAAACGGGCAGAGCTCGCGATGTTCTGGCCGAAGATGTCGTTGCTCACCAGGAGCTTTTCTTCAGGGATGTAGGAGACCATGCTGTCCGGCCAGTGGAGCATGCGGGTTTCCTGAAAGACCACGCTGCGCTTGCCGAGGCTGATGCGGTCGCCGGTTTTGACGGCCTGCACGGGCCAGTCCTTGGCATTGAAGTAGCCGGCCAGGGATTTGAGGCCCGTCTGGGAGACGAAGATTTTTTCGGGCTTGCAGCGCTCCACCAGAACTTCCAGCGAGCCGGAGTGGTCCAGCTCCAGGTGGTTGCAGATGATGTAGTCCACCTTCTGTGGTTCCAGCACCTGGGCCATGCGGCAGAGCAGCGTGCTGTGGCAGCCTGGGGCCACGGTATCCAGCAGGGCGTTTTTTTCGTCCTTGATGAGGTAGGCGTTGTAGGTGGAGCCGTCGGGCGAGCGGGAATAGCCGTGGAAATCCCGATGGTCATAATCCACAAAGCCGACCCAGTAAATGTCTTTTTTGATCTCTACCGGTTGCATCTAACATCCTCCGGGTATGGTCGCGTAACGAAAAAATCCCCCGCCGGGCCACAAGGGCAGGGCGGGGGGAAATGCCGGACAGCGATACGGCCCTGCGCGCCGTGCGGTACAAAGCGCGCATCCCCGCGCGCCGCCCCGGCGACCGGGGCGGGCATGCCGCACCGCGCGGGCTTCTGCAAGGCTAGGCCGGGTTGAACTGGTCTTTGCCCACGCCGCACACCGGGCAGCACCAATCTTCGGGCAGATCTTCAAAGGCCACGTTGTCGTTTTCGGCGGGGTCATACTCGTAGCCACAGACACCGCAAACATACTTTTGCATGGGGGTTTTCTCCTTCAAGCTCGGTCAGGCTCAGTTTTCGGCCTTCCAATGGCCGTGCAGGTTGCAGAACTCGCGGGCGGTCACCTTGGCGGCGTCGATGGCGAAGAAGGCCTCGGGCGCGTCGCCGGGATTGAGAAACTTGGTGTAGCTGCGGCCGTCGGCCAGCAGCTCGATCCATTCAATCCAGTGCTTTTCTTCCATGGGATGGGGCACGCTGCCCACCTTGACCTTGTAGCCGCCGTCCACCTTCTCGATGACCGGCACATGTTTTTCCAAAGCGCCGTCGGTGGCGCCTTCTTTCATGAGCTTCATGGGCTCGCCGCAACAGACGATGTCAGCGCCGCCGCCGTGGAGCACTTCCACAATGTTGCCGCAGTGAACGCACTTATACACTTCCAGATGCTTGGGCATGGTTTCCCTCACTTTGTTTGGGCCGCACGGGCCTGGTTGGGATGCCGTCGGCAGGGACAAGCGCCCGTTGGAGGCCTCGTCCGCCGAAGAACAGTTTGTATAAAGTCGCGCCTGATGTAAAGCCTTTTTTATGGGTATCAGTAACTATTTTTAATGGGCGCGCTTTACCCCGGCACAGTCGGCCGCAGGGGGCGGGCTAAGCCGCAGGCTGGGCTTCCCCGGCCGGATCCGCCGCTTTGGCGGGCGCAGGCTTGACCGCCTTGGCGGGCGCTGGCGCTTCCACTACGGAGCCGTCGGCCAGCACCAGAGCAAGCGCGTGGGCCGGGCAGGCTTCCATGCAGGCGGTGATCTTTTTGCCGTTTTCCATGCGCCAGGCCCGGCACATGTCGCAGCGCACGGCCACCTCGCGGCGGGAGCGCTGGGCAATGGTTTCGCCGCCTTCCGCATCCACGTCGGGCATGCCGATGGTGTCCATGCTGATGGTGCCGTAGGGGCAGGCGGCGATGCACATTTTGCAGGCCAGGCAGTACTGCACGCGCATGATGACGCGGCCTTCCTTGTCCTGCTGCAGGGCGCCCGCGGGGCAGACGTTGACGCAGGGCGCGGGGTTGCACTGGTGGCAGCGCACGGTGGTTTTGAAGCCTTCGGCCTTGACCACCTGCACGCGGGCCACCATTTCGTCGCGGTGCTTCATGGCCTCTTTGAAGGATATACCGTGGTGGGCGGCGATACAGGCCACCTCACAGCGCCGGCAGGCGCGGCATTTGTCTGGTATGACCTGGATGTGTTCAGTCATGGTCCGGTTCCTCGGCGGCGACGTGCAGAGCCAGGAGGGTAAGGCCGTGGCCGCCGTCGCAATGGATGTTTTCGCCACCGCAACGGGGGCAGGCAAAGCGCCGTTGCGTCAGGGTAAAGTTGTGGCCACAGGTCTGGCAGCGGCAGGGCAGGGGGGCTGTCTCCAGCGCCAGCCGGGCCCCTTCCGCCGGGGTGCCTTCGGCAAAAAGCTCGAAGCAGGCGGTAAGGGTCTGCGGCTCCACGCAGCTCAGCAGGCCCAGTTCGCAGCGCACTTCCTCCACGCGGGTCACGGGCGCTTCGGGGTGGGCCGCGTTGTGCTCCCGCACGGCGGTAAGGGTCATGTCCAGCAGCCCTTGCACCAGACTCGCCTCGTGCATGGGCTCAGCGTTCCGTGCAGGAAACGCAGGGGTCGATGCTGTTGGTGATCAGGGCCACGTCGGCCACCTTGCAGTCGCGCATCATAACGCCCAGGGCCTCCCAGTTCATGTACGAGGGCACGCGCCACTTGAGGCGGGCGGGGATGTCCGTCTCATTGGTGCGGATGTAGTAGAACACCTCGCCGCGCGGGGCTTCGGTGCGGGCGCAGGCCTCGGCCGTGCGGATCTGGCGCATGGGCGCGGTCAGCGGGCCTTGGGGCAGGCGCTCGATGCACTGGCGGATAAGGGAGAACGACTGGAATATTTCGTGCAGGCGCACCATGGTGCGGGCGTGGACGCAGCAGTCTTCCCGCACCACAGAGGCGAAGTCCAGCTCGCCGTAGGCGGCGTAGGGAGAATCCTTACGCACGTCGATGCGCACGCCGGAACCCCGGGCCACCGGACCCACCACGCCCAGGCGCACGGCGTCCGCCTTGGGCAGCAGCCCAAGGCCCCTGGTCCTGGCCAGCACCATGCTGTTGGTGTCGTAAATCTCGCGGATTTGCTCCACCTGGGGTTCGATTTTGTCCACTGTTTTGCGCATATAGTCCAGCAGTTCCCTGTCCACATCGTATTTGACTCCCCCGATGCAGTTGGCGGCGAGATTCATGCGGTTGCCGTAGACGGTTTCCTTCAGGTCTTGCATCACTT containing:
- a CDS encoding transposase, whose product is AAHWRHIRTNNPLERLNREIRRRTRVVGSFPDGHAALMLVAARLRYMAGQKWGTQRYLCMSREEAE
- a CDS encoding P-II family nitrogen regulator, whose translation is MKLIIVYTRPESLQAVKQELYQHEIYAMSITNILGAGRQKGYVELYRGISTEVNLLKKVRIELAVPEEKAKAALEAIMTGARTGKEGDGVVFVLDMAESYRIRTGESM
- a CDS encoding ammonium transporter, which translates into the protein MKGLCTIGRKLGIGVPLCLCLLLPELAHAAEEAPALMPQAAGNTLWTLLGGILVMFMQAGFALVECGLTRAKNAANIIMKNVLDFAMGGILFFAIGFGLMFGSSHGGFIGSSLFFLGGADASTADGMWNLTFWFFQAMFCATSATIVSGSIAERTKFSSYLIGSALVSAFIYPISGHWSWNSLLGGSGGWLGNMGFIDFAGSSVVHSVGGWIAFAGAIVVGPRLGKYDKNGKARAIPGHNLPMAALGVFILWFAWFGFNCGSTTVADGTIGYIAVNTCLAACAGTLGAMFTIWFKTGKPDPSMTLNGCLAGLVGITAGCFEVSPVGSIIIGFLAGILVVYSVLFIDQVLKVDDPVGAVSVHGVCGAFGTLMVGLFAAPGYGTATGLLYGGSIKLLFIQMLGVVVYFAWAFGMGFIMFKIVSALFGMRVSQEEELKGLDITEHKADAYSGFQIFSNE
- a CDS encoding FprA family A-type flavoprotein translates to MQPVEIKKDIYWVGFVDYDHRDFHGYSRSPDGSTYNAYLIKDEKNALLDTVAPGCHSTLLCRMAQVLEPQKVDYIICNHLELDHSGSLEVLVERCKPEKIFVSQTGLKSLAGYFNAKDWPVQAVKTGDRISLGKRSVVFQETRMLHWPDSMVSYIPEEKLLVSNDIFGQNIASSARFVDEFGDMGEFWRRVKEYYYNIVLPYSPMTLKALPIVESLDVDMIAPDHGLIHRGPEAVRAIIDMYRTMAEQKPQQRALIFYDTMWQSTETMAYAVGSGLEEAGVPVRLMSVKHNHHSAVMTELADCGAVLAGSPTHNNTVLPLVAAQLTYMKGLRPQNRVGGAFGSFGWSGEGPKFLQEQLAAMHMEMPCEPVKCMWRPDHEALAACHQLGKTVGETLKKKCQG
- a CDS encoding rubredoxin; translation: MQKYVCGVCGYEYDPAENDNVAFEDLPEDWCCPVCGVGKDQFNPA
- a CDS encoding desulfoferrodoxin; the encoded protein is MPKHLEVYKCVHCGNIVEVLHGGGADIVCCGEPMKLMKEGATDGALEKHVPVIEKVDGGYKVKVGSVPHPMEEKHWIEWIELLADGRSYTKFLNPGDAPEAFFAIDAAKVTAREFCNLHGHWKAEN
- a CDS encoding 4Fe-4S dicluster domain-containing protein, with the translated sequence MTEHIQVIPDKCRACRRCEVACIAAHHGISFKEAMKHRDEMVARVQVVKAEGFKTTVRCHQCNPAPCVNVCPAGALQQDKEGRVIMRVQYCLACKMCIAACPYGTISMDTIGMPDVDAEGGETIAQRSRREVAVRCDMCRAWRMENGKKITACMEACPAHALALVLADGSVVEAPAPAKAVKPAPAKAADPAGEAQPAA
- a CDS encoding hydrogenase maturation nickel metallochaperone HypA/HybF, which produces MHEASLVQGLLDMTLTAVREHNAAHPEAPVTRVEEVRCELGLLSCVEPQTLTACFELFAEGTPAEGARLALETAPLPCRCQTCGHNFTLTQRRFACPRCGGENIHCDGGHGLTLLALHVAAEEPDHD
- a CDS encoding hydrogenase large subunit: MSVSTFDMPLGPVHVALEEPVYFHLAVEGETVRHVELTSGHVHRGMEALASQRNLVKNVTLTERVCSLCSNSHSFTYCMAVENVLGITIPARARYLRVLAEEIKRVASHLFNTAIQAHIIGFKSLFMHVMEVREVMQDLKETVYGNRMNLAANCIGGVKYDVDRELLDYMRKTVDKIEPQVEQIREIYDTNSMVLARTRGLGLLPKADAVRLGVVGPVARGSGVRIDVRKDSPYAAYGELDFASVVREDCCVHARTMVRLHEIFQSFSLIRQCIERLPQGPLTAPMRQIRTAEACARTEAPRGEVFYYIRTNETDIPARLKWRVPSYMNWEALGVMMRDCKVADVALITNSIDPCVSCTER